The sequence below is a genomic window from Verrucomicrobiales bacterium.
TTTCCATGCGACCTACTTCAACATCGCGGCTTTGGAAGATCTCGACATCAAGTATCCTGTCGAATACGTGTCGCTGCTGTCCTCGGTCAATTGTCGTCTGGCGCTGGAATGCGGCTACACAGCCGCACGCTCGGGCGGCTGCCTCTTCAACGTCGATGTCTGGCTGAAGAAGGCGATCGAGGGCGACCTGATCCCCGGTCCCCGCCTCGCCTCGTCCGGACGTGAGATCTGCTCGGCGGGCGGCCTGATGGACTGGAACCCGGAGTTTCGGAAGATCGGAATGGAAGGATTGGTCTTCATCATCAATGGTCAGGAGGACGCGCGCAAAGCGGTGCGCGCGCTCGTGAAGGACGGCATCGAATGGGTGAAGACCTATCCAACAGGGGATGCTGCGGCTCCCGACGTCAACGACCATCACACTCTATGCATGACGTTCGAGGAGATGCATGCCGTCGTGGCTACCGCTCACAATCACAAGCTCAAGGTGACCGGCCACTGCCGCGCCACCGAGGGGATCAAGAACGCGCTGCGAGCAGGCTACGACACCATCGAGCATGGGACCTTCATGGACGATGAAGCCATGGAACTCCTGCTCCAAAGGAACACACCCGTGATTCCCGCCCTCTATTTTGAGAAGGCGAGCGTGGACCGCGGCCCTGAGTTCGGGCTGCCCCAGGCGGTCATCGATGGTCACCAGGAAACCCTCGAAGGCGGAGCCGAAAGCGCTCGACGGATTCTGAAGGCCGGA
It includes:
- a CDS encoding amidohydrolase family protein, whose translation is MKTATGTTIITHGQLVDGTGGAPVADAALVIQNGIIEFAGPAVLAPTVPADAERIDARGGTIMPGLVEAHFHATYFNIAALEDLDIKYPVEYVSLLSSVNCRLALECGYTAARSGGCLFNVDVWLKKAIEGDLIPGPRLASSGREICSAGGLMDWNPEFRKIGMEGLVFIINGQEDARKAVRALVKDGIEWVKTYPTGDAAAPDVNDHHTLCMTFEEMHAVVATAHNHKLKVTGHCRATEGIKNALRAGYDTIEHGTFMDDEAMELLLQRNTPVIPALYFEKASVDRGPEFGLPQAVIDGHQETLEGGAESARRILKAGGRLGMGGDYGFGWNPHGDYAKELVFFVKDVGFTPLEVIKCATQTGAEIMGRGDEFGTLTKGKLADVLVIDGDPLKNISVLTERQKFLAVIQGGVVKAGSLAKSFPTVVTREQ